One Georgenia wutianyii DNA segment encodes these proteins:
- a CDS encoding cytochrome c oxidase assembly protein gives MTHEAGPADWLLALAPAALLLAAYLAGWSRARRRRPWPVARLASWAAGCALIALALAPPLMAAAHHDPRAHMVVHLLLGMYAPLALVLAAPVTLALTALPAPAARRVTAVLRHPVLHVLSHPVSAGLLVTGGLLAIYLTPLYALSLTQPLVHAAVHVHLLASGLLLAWALAGPDPAPRRPGTAVRLVVLLLTAAAHAVLAKTLYARAGELPPGTHQPVEVAEAAAQLMYYGGDVAEVLLAAAVLTQWYRRRARRPALSAAAR, from the coding sequence ATGACGCACGAGGCCGGCCCCGCCGACTGGCTCCTCGCGCTGGCGCCGGCGGCCCTCCTGCTCGCGGCCTACCTCGCGGGGTGGTCCCGGGCACGACGACGGCGGCCCTGGCCGGTGGCGCGCCTGGCGAGCTGGGCCGCGGGCTGCGCGCTGATCGCCCTCGCGCTGGCGCCGCCGCTCATGGCGGCCGCGCACCACGACCCGCGCGCCCACATGGTCGTCCACCTGCTCCTGGGCATGTACGCCCCGCTCGCCCTCGTCCTCGCCGCGCCGGTGACGCTCGCGCTCACCGCGCTGCCCGCGCCCGCCGCCCGCCGGGTCACCGCCGTGCTGCGCCACCCGGTCCTCCACGTCCTGTCCCACCCGGTGAGCGCCGGACTGCTCGTCACGGGCGGGCTGCTCGCCATCTACCTCACCCCGCTCTACGCCCTCAGCCTCACCCAGCCGCTCGTGCACGCCGCGGTCCACGTCCACCTGCTCGCCTCCGGGCTGCTCCTGGCCTGGGCGCTGGCCGGGCCCGACCCGGCCCCACGCCGGCCCGGGACGGCGGTGCGACTCGTCGTCCTCCTGCTCACCGCCGCGGCCCACGCCGTCCTGGCCAAGACCCTCTACGCGCGGGCCGGTGAGCTGCCGCCGGGCACCCACCAGCCCGTCGAAGTGGCCGAGGCGGCCGCCCAGCTCATGTACTACGGCGGGGACGTCGCCGAGGTCCTCCTCGCCGCCGCCGTCCTCACCCAGTGGTACCGGCGCCGCGCCCGGCGCCCGGCCCTCAGCGCTGCGGCGCGCTGA
- a CDS encoding acyltransferase family protein, translating to MAQTAAPVRPARPSGGGARPAPATPARGHIQGLDGLRTLAVGAVLVYHLRPTSLPGGFLGVDVFFVISGFLITTLLLREIGARGKVDLPQFWLRRARRLLPALVTVVLVSVTLAAVAGGDLLVDVGRQVLGALTFSSNWLEISADSSYFAQTSPQLFLNFWSLAVEEQFYLLWPVLLVVLLALTRSGRDRVRVALGLAAASALLMAVLYTPGADATRVYYGTDTHLFGLMVGAALAFAWADPGSRLHSPQWRRWRQPAALAAGTGLVLLMTLLQEDSALTFRGGILIASVLTAVLVAALLGPATLYQRLLRMPPVEWVGQRSYGIYLWHWPVLLVLTELLPATTYDSPLSWTTRALALVLTLVLAGASYRWLEQPVRRHGFTGVWRRWRAALRGGRRAAQVVAGAVAVLVVTTAVAVATAPTTSLTQQQIEANERLVADSAEQAPGPEPLPAEADWSVPEGHEITGFGDSIMVTSAHGLTYRWPDISLDAESNRQWPDALTAVEAALEAGTVRRAVVLDFGTNAGVREPEVVRAVLDALGPERMVVVVNLYGGSYWVPEANATLAEIVADYPNAIVADWYAAIDAEPGKLQSDGIHPDIEGGHLYTDVVAEAFVELSERIGAELSAPQR from the coding sequence ATGGCTCAGACCGCCGCGCCGGTACGTCCCGCGCGCCCGTCGGGTGGTGGCGCTCGCCCAGCCCCCGCGACTCCCGCCAGGGGCCACATCCAGGGCCTGGACGGGCTGCGGACGCTCGCCGTCGGTGCCGTGCTCGTCTACCACCTGCGCCCCACCTCACTGCCCGGTGGCTTCCTCGGTGTCGACGTCTTCTTCGTCATCTCCGGCTTCCTCATCACCACCCTGCTGCTGCGCGAGATCGGGGCCCGCGGGAAGGTGGACCTGCCGCAGTTCTGGCTGCGCCGCGCCCGCCGGCTGCTGCCCGCGCTCGTCACCGTCGTCCTCGTGAGCGTCACCCTCGCCGCCGTGGCGGGCGGGGACCTGCTCGTCGACGTCGGGCGCCAGGTGCTCGGGGCGCTCACCTTCTCGAGCAACTGGCTGGAGATCTCCGCCGACTCGAGCTACTTCGCCCAGACCTCACCCCAGCTCTTCCTCAACTTCTGGTCCCTCGCGGTGGAGGAGCAGTTCTACCTCCTGTGGCCGGTGCTGCTCGTCGTGCTCCTCGCGCTCACCCGCTCCGGCCGCGACCGGGTGAGGGTGGCGCTCGGCCTCGCCGCGGCCTCGGCGCTCCTCATGGCGGTCCTGTACACCCCCGGTGCCGACGCGACGCGGGTCTACTACGGGACCGACACCCACCTGTTCGGGCTCATGGTCGGCGCCGCGCTCGCCTTCGCCTGGGCCGACCCGGGCAGCCGGCTGCACTCCCCGCAGTGGCGCCGGTGGCGCCAGCCCGCGGCGCTCGCCGCCGGGACCGGGCTCGTGCTCCTCATGACCCTGCTCCAGGAGGACTCCGCACTCACCTTCCGGGGTGGCATCCTCATCGCCTCGGTCCTCACCGCGGTGCTCGTCGCCGCGCTCCTCGGCCCCGCCACCCTCTACCAGCGGCTGCTGCGCATGCCCCCGGTCGAGTGGGTCGGGCAGCGCTCCTACGGCATCTACCTGTGGCACTGGCCGGTCCTCCTCGTCCTCACCGAGCTGCTGCCGGCGACCACCTACGACTCCCCGCTGAGCTGGACCACGCGGGCGCTGGCGCTCGTCCTCACCCTCGTCCTCGCCGGCGCCTCCTACCGGTGGCTGGAGCAGCCGGTGCGCCGGCACGGGTTCACCGGCGTGTGGCGGCGGTGGCGCGCCGCGCTGCGGGGCGGGCGCCGCGCCGCCCAGGTCGTGGCGGGGGCGGTGGCGGTGCTCGTCGTCACCACGGCGGTGGCCGTGGCCACCGCCCCGACCACCTCCCTCACCCAGCAGCAGATCGAGGCGAACGAGCGGCTCGTCGCGGACTCCGCCGAGCAGGCACCGGGGCCGGAGCCGCTGCCCGCCGAGGCGGACTGGTCGGTGCCCGAGGGCCACGAGATCACCGGGTTCGGCGACTCGATCATGGTGACGAGCGCCCACGGCCTCACCTACCGGTGGCCCGACATCTCCCTGGACGCCGAGTCCAACCGCCAGTGGCCCGACGCGCTCACCGCCGTCGAGGCCGCGCTGGAGGCCGGGACCGTGCGCCGCGCCGTCGTCCTCGACTTCGGCACCAACGCGGGCGTGCGGGAGCCGGAGGTCGTGCGGGCCGTGCTCGACGCGCTCGGGCCGGAGCGGATGGTCGTCGTCGTCAACCTCTACGGCGGCTCGTACTGGGTGCCGGAGGCCAACGCGACCCTCGCCGAGATCGTCGCGGACTACCCCAACGCGATCGTCGCCGACTGGTACGCGGCGATCGACGCCGAGCCGGGCAAGCTCCAGTCCGACGGCATCCACCCCGACATCGAGGGCGGGCACCTGTACACCGACGTCGTCGCGGAGGCGTTCGTCGAGCTCTCCGAGCGGATCGGCGCCGAGCTCAGCGCGCCGCAGCGCTGA